In a single window of the Acetivibrio clariflavus DSM 19732 genome:
- a CDS encoding PQQ-binding-like beta-propeller repeat protein encodes MNFFKALLITNIIILILIIPGFIFLNKYITQRNNSNDPNTAKPTSNSSNIIDLNIEDNIEEDLDDGKLKEESIIIPTELQPSYNEFKWEVLKDKTPISVNDNVNFPEPEEYNSIEGVTTFRGNNYRNSASYGTVDVKEEKLEKVWSVKIGYIDTWTGVGWNGQPAIVKWDDNIRTKMNIFDNKKSKNNLKEVIYGTLDGKIYFLDLEDGKYTRNPINIGFPIKGSVTVDPRGLPLLYCGQGVEKNGDVTGKIGFRIFSLIDQKLLLFINGLDRDAYRYWGAFDSTPLIDAKNDTMYECGENGILYSVKLNTSFDADAGLISINPEILKYRYTSPSLKRPGMENSIAIYKNLAYFVDNTGYLHCVDLNTFTPRWVRFVNDDTDSTVALEVSDDKKVYLYTACEVDHQKSNGYSYVRKINALNGELVWENKYQCSYNSETNGGVLASPVVGKNDIDNLVIYNIARAWNKNGGKLIAFDKETGKEMWVINFNNYSWSSPVDIYTKDGKSYLIFCDSAGYMYLIEGKTGKILDKIPVGGNVEGSPAVYEDMIVVGTRGQQIFGIKVK; translated from the coding sequence ATGAATTTCTTTAAAGCATTGCTTATTACCAACATAATAATTTTGATATTAATCATTCCAGGGTTTATTTTTCTTAATAAATACATTACTCAGCGGAATAATTCAAATGATCCTAATACAGCAAAACCCACCTCCAACAGCAGTAACATTATAGATCTTAATATTGAAGACAATATTGAAGAAGATTTAGATGATGGCAAGCTTAAGGAAGAATCAATAATTATTCCGACTGAACTTCAGCCTTCTTACAATGAATTTAAATGGGAAGTTTTAAAGGATAAGACACCAATAAGTGTTAATGACAATGTTAATTTCCCCGAACCCGAAGAATATAACAGTATTGAAGGTGTTACAACTTTTAGGGGAAATAATTATAGAAATTCTGCCAGCTACGGTACTGTTGATGTAAAGGAAGAAAAACTTGAAAAAGTATGGAGTGTCAAGATAGGATACATAGATACATGGACAGGGGTTGGTTGGAACGGTCAGCCTGCTATTGTTAAATGGGATGATAATATACGTACAAAAATGAATATTTTTGATAATAAAAAGAGCAAAAACAACCTTAAGGAAGTAATTTACGGTACCCTTGACGGAAAAATATATTTTCTTGACCTGGAAGACGGTAAATATACCCGAAATCCCATTAATATAGGCTTCCCCATTAAAGGGAGTGTAACTGTTGACCCAAGAGGTTTGCCTCTTTTATATTGCGGACAAGGTGTTGAAAAAAACGGAGATGTAACGGGAAAGATTGGGTTTAGAATATTTAGCTTAATTGACCAGAAATTACTCCTTTTTATAAACGGTCTTGACAGAGATGCCTACAGATATTGGGGTGCCTTTGATTCAACTCCCCTTATTGATGCCAAAAACGATACCATGTATGAATGCGGAGAAAATGGAATACTGTACTCCGTCAAATTGAATACAAGTTTTGATGCCGATGCAGGATTAATTTCAATTAATCCTGAGATTCTTAAGTACAGGTATACTTCACCTTCATTGAAGAGACCCGGTATGGAGAATTCCATAGCCATTTACAAAAACTTAGCTTACTTTGTAGACAATACGGGATATTTGCACTGTGTTGATCTAAACACTTTTACTCCCAGATGGGTAAGGTTTGTTAACGATGACACAGACAGTACAGTTGCTCTAGAAGTTTCTGACGATAAAAAAGTATACCTTTATACTGCCTGTGAAGTTGATCATCAGAAATCCAATGGCTATAGTTATGTTCGGAAAATTAATGCCTTAAATGGTGAACTTGTCTGGGAAAATAAATATCAATGTTCTTATAATTCAGAAACAAACGGCGGAGTTCTTGCATCACCTGTTGTAGGCAAAAACGATATAGATAATCTTGTTATATACAATATTGCAAGGGCATGGAACAAAAATGGGGGCAAGCTCATTGCTTTTGACAAGGAAACGGGAAAAGAAATGTGGGTTATAAATTTCAACAACTACAGCTGGAGTTCACCGGTTGACATTTATACCAAGGACGGCAAGTCGTATCTTATTTTCTGCGATTCAGCCGGATATATGTATCTTATAGAAGGAAAAACAGGTAAAATTCTTGATAAGATACCCGTAGGCGGAAATGTTGAAGGTTCTCCTGCAGTTTATGAGGATATGATTGTTGTCGGCACCCGTGGTCAACAGATTTTTGGCATAAAGGTAAAATAA
- the purB gene encoding adenylosuccinate lyase — MKNTYESPLCSRYASSEMQEIFSPDMKFKTWRRLWIALAEAEKELGLNITDEQIEELKKYKDDINYEVAEAKEKEFRHDVMAHIHAYGEQCPNARGIIHLGATSCYVGDNTDIIIMHEGLKIIRKKLIAVIAKLSEFALKYKDLPTLGFTHFQPAQLVTVGKRATLWIQDLVMDLEEMDFVLSNIKLLGSKGTTGTQASFLSLFDGDEEKVKKLDKLIAQKMGYDKVFAVSGQTYTRKLDSRILNLLSSIAQSAYKFSNDLRLLQSMKEVEEPFEKNQIGSSAMAYKRNPMRSERISSLARYVIVDALNPAITASTQWFERSLDDSANKRISIPEAFLAVDAILNIYINISDGMVVYPKVIEKHILEELPFMATENILMEAVKRGGDRQELHERIRVHSMNAAKKVKEEGQKNDLIERIAEDPAFNLNIDEIRSVLEPKNYIGRAPSQVEEFINEVVKPILEKNKDIDVKVELKV, encoded by the coding sequence TTGAAAAATACATATGAAAGTCCTTTGTGTTCCAGGTATGCCAGCAGTGAAATGCAGGAAATTTTTTCACCGGACATGAAATTTAAAACATGGAGAAGATTATGGATAGCTTTGGCTGAAGCAGAGAAGGAATTAGGCCTTAATATAACCGACGAACAGATTGAAGAATTGAAAAAATATAAAGATGATATAAATTATGAAGTAGCAGAAGCAAAGGAAAAGGAATTCAGGCATGATGTCATGGCACATATCCATGCCTATGGGGAACAGTGTCCCAATGCCAGAGGAATAATTCATTTAGGCGCAACATCGTGCTATGTTGGAGACAATACTGACATCATTATAATGCACGAAGGATTGAAAATAATTAGAAAGAAACTAATTGCCGTAATAGCTAAACTTTCGGAATTTGCCCTAAAATATAAAGACCTTCCTACTTTAGGATTTACACATTTTCAACCGGCTCAGCTGGTAACAGTAGGAAAGAGAGCTACACTGTGGATACAGGATCTTGTTATGGATCTTGAAGAAATGGATTTTGTACTGTCTAATATAAAACTTTTAGGTTCAAAAGGTACAACCGGAACTCAGGCCAGTTTCTTAAGCCTCTTTGACGGTGATGAGGAAAAGGTTAAGAAGCTTGACAAACTGATTGCACAAAAAATGGGATATGACAAAGTATTTGCTGTTTCCGGACAAACTTACACCAGAAAACTTGACAGCAGAATTTTAAATCTTCTTAGCAGCATTGCCCAAAGTGCATACAAATTCAGCAATGATTTGCGTCTGCTTCAAAGCATGAAAGAAGTGGAAGAGCCTTTTGAAAAAAATCAGATAGGTTCTTCTGCAATGGCATATAAAAGAAATCCAATGAGGTCTGAAAGAATTTCTTCCCTTGCCAGATATGTAATAGTGGACGCATTGAATCCTGCAATTACTGCTTCTACCCAATGGTTTGAAAGAAGTCTTGACGATTCTGCCAACAAGCGAATAAGTATACCGGAAGCATTCCTTGCAGTGGATGCCATTTTGAATATTTACATCAATATTTCCGACGGAATGGTTGTTTATCCTAAAGTTATTGAAAAGCATATACTTGAAGAACTTCCTTTCATGGCAACGGAAAATATCCTGATGGAAGCAGTAAAAAGAGGGGGAGACAGGCAGGAACTTCATGAGAGAATCAGAGTTCACTCTATGAACGCAGCGAAAAAAGTTAAAGAAGAAGGGCAAAAAAATGACCTCATTGAGCGTATTGCTGAAGATCCGGCATTTAACTTGAATATAGACGAAATTAGATCAGTACTTGAACCGAAGAACTATATCGGAAGAGCTCCTTCACAGGTGGAAGAGTTTATAAATGAAGTGGTAAAACCTATTTTGGAAAAAAATAAAGATATTGATGTAAAAGTTGAACTTAAAGTATAG
- a CDS encoding YraN family protein, producing the protein MENILNNKKMLGTEGEKIAAEFLKKQNYSILFLNFRYKKLGEIDIIARENNYLCFIEVKTRSNLDYGFPSESIDYRKQENIKKLAQVFISKNRLYNEYIRFDVVEVYIKKEKEALIVEKINLIKNAF; encoded by the coding sequence ATGGAAAACATACTGAATAATAAAAAAATGTTAGGAACAGAAGGAGAAAAAATTGCTGCGGAATTTCTTAAAAAGCAGAATTATTCTATACTGTTCTTGAATTTCAGGTATAAAAAATTAGGTGAAATTGATATAATTGCCCGGGAAAACAATTATTTATGTTTTATTGAAGTTAAGACCCGAAGCAATTTAGATTACGGTTTCCCAAGTGAATCGATAGATTACAGAAAGCAGGAGAATATTAAGAAACTGGCACAGGTTTTTATATCAAAGAACCGATTATACAATGAGTACATTCGTTTTGATGTTGTTGAAGTCTATATAAAAAAGGAAAAAGAGGCTTTGATTGTAGAAAAAATAAATCTGATTAAAAATGCCTTTTAA
- the radC gene encoding RadC family protein, protein MRFLKEGLDSFEPHQVLELLLFYSIPRKDTNELAHKLLERYGSLSGVFDADIKDIVKIPGIGENTAFLLNLIPHLARRYHNDKWGPKPELNSSSKAGNYAISLFAGRNYEAFFIICLDAQNRVNYSELVHEGTINEAPVYPRLLVEAAIRHKANSVILAHNHPGGTLNPSRADMEATKTICTALESISIKVIDHIIVCGDKYYSFAENGKLEQLKLQNKNA, encoded by the coding sequence ATGAGATTTTTGAAAGAAGGATTGGACAGTTTTGAACCCCATCAGGTTTTGGAACTGCTTCTTTTTTATTCAATCCCCAGAAAGGATACCAATGAATTGGCTCACAAGCTATTGGAGAGATACGGTTCATTATCGGGTGTATTTGATGCGGATATCAAAGATATTGTAAAAATCCCTGGCATAGGTGAAAACACTGCATTTCTTTTAAATCTCATCCCTCATTTGGCAAGAAGATACCACAATGATAAATGGGGCCCCAAGCCGGAACTTAACAGTTCGTCTAAGGCTGGGAATTATGCCATATCACTTTTTGCCGGAAGGAACTATGAAGCTTTTTTTATTATATGTCTCGATGCTCAAAACAGAGTAAACTATTCGGAACTGGTTCACGAAGGAACTATAAATGAAGCCCCGGTATATCCGAGACTTCTTGTGGAAGCTGCAATAAGGCATAAAGCCAATAGTGTCATTCTTGCCCATAATCATCCCGGAGGTACATTAAACCCTTCAAGAGCAGATATGGAAGCCACAAAAACCATATGCACAGCTCTAGAATCCATTTCCATTAAAGTTATAGATCATATAATAGTATGTGGAGACAAATATTACAGTTTTGCAGAGAATGGCAAGTTAGAACAATTAAAACTTCAAAATAAAAATGCATAA
- a CDS encoding EscU/YscU/HrcU family type III secretion system export apparatus switch protein — protein MPEKKKKIKQVAALKYSPEENRAPEIIAKGSGQVAEKIIEKAIENDVPIYQNDELVSALNEFSIGDEIPPELYEVVAEILVFVNSIDKKYGDRKWKTY, from the coding sequence ATGCCGGAAAAGAAAAAAAAGATAAAACAGGTGGCAGCTTTAAAATATTCTCCGGAAGAAAACCGTGCACCGGAGATAATTGCCAAAGGAAGCGGCCAGGTAGCTGAAAAAATAATAGAGAAAGCCATAGAAAACGATGTACCCATATATCAAAATGATGAACTGGTAAGTGCACTTAATGAGTTCAGCATCGGAGATGAAATTCCTCCGGAGCTTTATGAAGTTGTTGCTGAGATTCTTGTATTTGTAAACAGTATTGATAAAAAATACGGGGACAGAAAATGGAAAACATACTGA
- a CDS encoding GntR family transcriptional regulator, which translates to MINKYSNIPLYSQLKNLIIEKIENGEYPPETKIPSEQELCEMFGISRPTVRQAISELTNSGYLYKEKGKGTFVSKPKSVIDVKVYTGFSDSILDNDNPGERNIVSINIITNKDYKKLSDIFSISYMQTIDFAQIAYITNIENEVFSYNISYIPLTLFPNIIEDLKNKKQSFDILRGKYPLVPAKTKSSLEVVYTEPDEAQYLRVQAGQPLIKISNIIYSKSGQAVEYVVSKYRADKCVLTFENVK; encoded by the coding sequence GTGATTAACAAGTATAGCAACATTCCTTTATATTCCCAGTTAAAGAACTTGATTATTGAAAAGATTGAAAATGGCGAATATCCCCCTGAAACTAAAATTCCATCAGAACAAGAATTATGCGAAATGTTCGGTATCAGCAGGCCTACTGTAAGGCAAGCTATAAGTGAACTTACCAACAGCGGATATCTCTATAAGGAAAAGGGAAAAGGTACTTTTGTTTCAAAACCGAAATCAGTAATTGACGTTAAAGTTTATACCGGTTTTTCCGATTCAATTTTAGACAATGATAACCCCGGTGAGAGAAACATTGTCTCAATAAATATTATTACCAATAAGGATTATAAAAAGCTATCGGACATATTTTCCATAAGCTATATGCAGACAATTGATTTTGCTCAGATAGCTTATATTACAAATATAGAAAACGAGGTATTTTCCTATAATATATCATATATACCTTTAACTCTTTTCCCTAATATAATTGAGGATTTAAAAAATAAGAAACAGTCCTTTGATATATTGCGAGGCAAATATCCATTAGTGCCTGCTAAAACAAAGAGTTCCCTTGAAGTTGTATATACTGAGCCTGATGAAGCTCAATATCTAAGAGTTCAGGCCGGTCAGCCCCTTATAAAAATTTCAAATATAATATATTCAAAAAGTGGGCAAGCGGTTGAATATGTTGTATCAAAGTACAGAGCGGATAAATGTGTACTAACCTTTGAAAATGTAAAATAG
- a CDS encoding glycoside hydrolase family 9 protein codes for MGKSKRFSTKVKSLVASAAIAASAIIPVSISPAYAADVEINYAKALQYSQFFYDANMCGPGVEENNLYDWRGNCHVYDAKLPLDSVNTNMSDSFIEKYRHVLDPDGDGTVDVSGGFHDAGDHVKFGMPEAYAGSTLGWGFYEFREAYEATGQDSHIKTILRYFNDYFMRCTFLDESGKLVAFCYQVGDGDVDHAYWNAPEIDEMFRRGWFANEELPSTDCVSAAAASLAVNYMNFKDEDPEYAAKSLKYAKALFEFAEKTPEKSCNADGPKGYYTSLKWQDDYCWAAAWLFLATEDYHYLEEVWKYYDYYAPSCWTHCWNDVWAGTACIIAEIDDKYDKNSDEFENAYRTATNKSPYEEIDFWSQIAKTVDNWMNGVTVTITPGGYAFLNQWGSARYNTATQLLALVYDKHHGDKPSKYSEWAKSQMDYIMGKNPLNRCYIVGYSENSVKYPHHRAASGLSRCEDPNPHKYVLYGALVGGPDSQDQHIDVTSDYIYNEVAIDYNAAFVGACAGLYKYFGDETMKVTPNFPPKQVVDNPDDDTGAGKYWVEAFCVDIVQSDGPKATEVTLYVYSNARKPSKNISVRYYFDATGMTSLDPNKIELRQLYDQTAAETNYAAVLSGPHHYKDNIYYVEVKWPDFPVANSNKKYQFAIGTYAWQNYWDPSDDWSHQDLPVFNDSWKGVPAKTDYICVYDDGVLVGGIEPDGTTPTVNPPPTPTPTPVTKVIFGDLNGDETVNSIDYAYMKSYLLGMMKEFPSENGLIAADVNGDGDINSVDYALMKMYLLGMIKEFPAASK; via the coding sequence ATGGGAAAGAGTAAGAGATTTTCAACGAAAGTAAAGTCTTTGGTTGCAAGTGCTGCAATAGCTGCATCAGCAATAATACCTGTAAGTATATCGCCTGCATATGCTGCTGATGTGGAAATAAACTATGCAAAAGCACTGCAGTATTCTCAATTTTTCTATGATGCAAACATGTGCGGACCTGGTGTTGAAGAAAATAACCTGTACGATTGGAGAGGAAATTGCCATGTTTATGATGCAAAACTTCCTCTTGACTCGGTCAACACCAACATGAGCGACAGCTTTATTGAAAAGTACAGACATGTACTTGATCCCGACGGGGATGGCACTGTAGATGTTTCGGGAGGTTTCCACGATGCCGGAGACCATGTTAAGTTCGGTATGCCGGAAGCTTATGCCGGTTCCACACTCGGATGGGGTTTTTATGAATTCAGGGAGGCCTACGAAGCTACAGGGCAGGATTCTCATATCAAAACAATTCTCAGATATTTTAACGACTATTTTATGAGATGTACATTCCTTGATGAATCGGGTAAACTTGTAGCTTTTTGCTACCAGGTAGGCGATGGTGATGTTGACCACGCTTATTGGAATGCGCCCGAAATTGATGAAATGTTCAGAAGAGGTTGGTTCGCCAATGAAGAACTGCCTTCAACCGACTGCGTTTCGGCAGCAGCTGCTTCTCTTGCAGTCAACTATATGAATTTTAAAGATGAAGACCCTGAATATGCAGCAAAAAGTCTTAAATATGCAAAAGCCCTGTTTGAATTTGCAGAAAAAACTCCAGAAAAGTCTTGTAATGCCGATGGTCCTAAAGGCTATTATACATCATTAAAGTGGCAGGATGATTATTGCTGGGCTGCAGCATGGCTATTCCTGGCAACAGAAGACTATCACTATTTGGAAGAAGTATGGAAATACTATGACTATTATGCACCTTCCTGCTGGACTCATTGCTGGAACGACGTTTGGGCAGGTACAGCGTGCATAATTGCTGAAATTGATGATAAGTACGATAAAAACAGTGACGAATTTGAAAATGCCTATAGAACAGCTACCAACAAGAGTCCTTACGAAGAAATAGATTTCTGGAGTCAGATAGCTAAGACTGTAGACAATTGGATGAATGGAGTTACCGTTACTATAACTCCGGGAGGATATGCATTCCTTAATCAATGGGGTTCAGCAAGATATAACACAGCTACACAGTTATTAGCTTTGGTATATGACAAGCATCATGGTGATAAGCCTTCAAAATACAGTGAGTGGGCAAAATCACAAATGGACTACATAATGGGTAAAAATCCGTTGAACCGTTGTTACATTGTAGGTTATAGCGAAAATTCCGTTAAATATCCTCATCACAGGGCAGCATCCGGATTGTCAAGATGTGAAGATCCAAATCCGCATAAATATGTTCTTTATGGTGCTTTAGTTGGAGGTCCCGATTCTCAAGACCAGCATATTGATGTGACATCCGATTATATTTATAATGAAGTGGCAATAGACTATAATGCTGCATTTGTTGGTGCATGTGCCGGTCTTTACAAATACTTTGGAGATGAAACAATGAAAGTTACTCCAAACTTCCCACCAAAGCAAGTTGTTGACAATCCTGATGATGATACAGGTGCAGGTAAATATTGGGTAGAAGCATTCTGTGTTGACATTGTTCAATCGGATGGACCGAAAGCTACTGAAGTTACACTTTATGTTTATTCCAATGCAAGAAAACCATCAAAGAATATCTCGGTAAGATACTATTTTGACGCAACAGGTATGACTTCCCTTGATCCAAATAAAATAGAATTAAGACAGTTATATGACCAGACAGCGGCTGAAACCAATTATGCTGCCGTATTGTCAGGACCTCATCATTACAAAGACAATATTTATTACGTTGAAGTAAAATGGCCTGATTTCCCGGTTGCCAATTCCAATAAAAAATACCAGTTTGCTATCGGAACCTATGCTTGGCAAAACTATTGGGATCCGTCCGATGACTGGAGTCACCAGGATCTGCCAGTCTTTAATGACAGCTGGAAAGGTGTACCCGCAAAAACAGATTATATCTGTGTTTACGATGACGGCGTACTTGTAGGAGGTATAGAGCCCGACGGAACTACTCCAACGGTTAATCCTCCACCAACACCAACACCTACTCCGGTAACAAAAGTAATTTTTGGTGATTTAAACGGCGATGAAACGGTAAACTCCATTGACTACGCTTATATGAAGAGTTATCTTTTGGGAATGATGAAAGAATTCCCGTCAGAAAACGGTTTAATAGCTGCAGACGTTAATGGAGACGGAGATATAAATTCCGTTGACTATGCACTTATGAAAATGTACCTGTTGGGTATGATTAAAGAATTTCCGGCAGCAAGCAAATAG
- a CDS encoding dipeptidase codes for MIIFDAHCDTITKIMELNSNLYSNNCHIDILRLKKAGNCVQTFAAFIAPIYSPAYAMKRAMQIIDRFYSELEIYKDDIMLCCNYNDIETALSQGKIAAMLSIEGGEALQGDLGALRNFYRLGVRSVCLTWNYRNEIADGVKDEETGGGLTPFGRQLVAEMNRLGMLVDLSHISQRGFWDVMATTSKPVIVSHSNARKICSHPRNLYDDQILAVAKNGGVIGINFYPEFLNDEGKAFVKDIIKHIEHIVSLAGPDHIGIGADFDGIEKTPEDIKGIENISIVFEEMAKLNYSDEIIRKFASENFLRLVKDME; via the coding sequence ATGATAATTTTTGATGCCCATTGTGATACCATTACCAAAATAATGGAATTAAATTCCAATTTATACAGCAATAATTGCCACATAGATATATTAAGATTAAAAAAAGCAGGGAATTGTGTTCAAACTTTTGCAGCATTTATTGCCCCCATATATTCTCCTGCATATGCGATGAAACGAGCAATGCAAATTATTGATCGATTTTACAGTGAATTGGAAATATATAAGGACGATATAATGTTATGTTGTAATTATAACGATATAGAAACAGCTTTGTCACAGGGGAAAATTGCTGCCATGCTTTCTATTGAGGGTGGTGAAGCACTTCAGGGAGATCTGGGAGCATTGAGGAATTTTTATCGTCTTGGAGTAAGGAGTGTTTGTCTTACATGGAATTATAGAAACGAAATAGCCGACGGCGTGAAAGATGAAGAGACGGGAGGCGGACTGACACCCTTTGGAAGGCAGCTTGTTGCTGAAATGAACAGGCTGGGAATGCTGGTTGATTTGTCACACATTTCTCAAAGGGGATTTTGGGATGTAATGGCGACAACTTCTAAGCCAGTGATTGTGTCTCACTCCAATGCAAGAAAAATTTGTTCCCACCCAAGAAATTTATATGACGATCAAATTTTAGCAGTGGCAAAGAACGGTGGTGTAATAGGAATAAATTTTTATCCTGAATTCTTAAATGATGAGGGAAAAGCATTTGTAAAAGATATAATAAAACATATAGAGCATATAGTCTCTTTAGCAGGTCCCGATCATATAGGAATAGGTGCAGATTTTGACGGTATAGAAAAAACACCGGAAGATATAAAAGGAATTGAAAATATAAGTATAGTATTTGAAGAGATGGCAAAGTTAAACTACTCAGATGAAATAATTAGAAAATTTGCTTCAGAAAATTTTTTAAGGCTTGTCAAAGATATGGAATAA
- a CDS encoding pyridoxal phosphate-dependent aminotransferase — translation MELSKKAQSISPSSTLAIDAKAKKMKAEGIDIIGFGAGEPDFDTPDHIKDAAIKAINDGFTKYTPASGTLELKKAICDKFLNDNKLEYKPSNIVISNGAKHSLVNAFQAILNPGDEVIIPAPFWVSYPEMVKLADGVPVILNSTEEEGFKLSIEKLEKAITPKTRAIVINSPSNPTGMIYSEDELRAIADIAVSKGIFVVSDEIYEKLIYDGYKHVSIASFNDKIKDLTIIVNGVSKTYSMTGWRIGYTASNEKIATIMSNVQSHATSNPNSIAQKAALAALEGPQDIIDIMKAEFVKRRDYMVDRINSINGLSCIKPNGAFYVMMNISKFIGTEIDGVKINGSDDFAELLLEKAKVALVPGSGFGTDIHVRLSYATSLENIKEGLNRIEKFLNK, via the coding sequence ATGGAACTTTCAAAAAAAGCACAATCAATTAGTCCATCATCAACACTTGCTATAGATGCAAAAGCAAAAAAAATGAAAGCAGAAGGTATAGATATAATCGGTTTTGGAGCCGGTGAACCAGATTTTGATACTCCTGACCATATAAAAGATGCTGCTATAAAAGCAATAAATGACGGTTTTACTAAATACACTCCAGCTTCCGGTACATTGGAATTAAAAAAAGCTATTTGTGATAAATTCCTGAATGACAATAAACTTGAATACAAACCATCCAACATTGTTATAAGTAATGGTGCAAAACATTCATTGGTAAATGCTTTTCAAGCAATTTTAAATCCTGGAGATGAAGTAATTATACCGGCACCTTTTTGGGTAAGCTACCCTGAAATGGTAAAACTTGCAGACGGAGTGCCTGTAATATTGAACAGCACTGAGGAAGAAGGGTTTAAGTTAAGTATAGAAAAATTGGAGAAGGCTATAACTCCAAAAACAAGAGCAATAGTTATAAACAGTCCAAGTAATCCTACAGGAATGATATATTCCGAGGATGAGCTAAGAGCTATTGCTGATATTGCTGTTAGCAAGGGAATATTTGTTGTATCCGATGAAATTTATGAAAAGCTTATTTATGATGGTTACAAACATGTTAGCATTGCATCATTCAATGATAAGATAAAGGATTTGACTATAATAGTTAACGGAGTATCCAAAACCTATTCCATGACAGGATGGAGGATAGGTTACACAGCATCAAACGAAAAAATAGCTACTATCATGAGTAATGTTCAGAGCCATGCAACATCAAACCCCAATTCTATAGCACAGAAAGCAGCGCTGGCTGCATTGGAGGGCCCTCAAGACATTATTGACATTATGAAGGCTGAGTTTGTCAAGAGAAGAGATTATATGGTTGACAGAATTAACTCCATTAATGGATTGTCCTGTATAAAACCAAACGGTGCCTTTTATGTAATGATGAATATATCCAAATTCATAGGAACGGAAATTGATGGAGTTAAAATAAACGGTTCCGATGATTTCGCAGAGTTACTCCTTGAAAAAGCAAAAGTTGCATTGGTTCCGGGATCAGGATTTGGAACCGACATTCATGTGAGACTCTCTTATGCAACTTCTTTAGAAAATATAAAAGAAGGGTTAAATAGAATTGAAAAATTCTTAAATAAATAA